The Tepidisphaeraceae bacterium DNA segment CAGCCCCGCCCCACGCGTGTCCTGCTTTGCGATGACGCGCCGGTCGAGCGGCTGGCGCTGGCGCATTTACTGCGCCGCGAAGGCTTCGAGGTCGACGAGGCCGGTGACGGTGAGTCGGCCATCCAGCAACTGAAGCATCGCCAGATCGACGCCGTCCTGCTCGACCTGAACATGCCCGACGTCGACGGCTTCGGTGTGCTGAGCTACGTGCAGGAACACCGCCGCTCGCTGCCGGTCATCCTGCTCAGCGGCATGCCGCTCGACAGCATCCAACACAAGATTCACCTGTTGCCCGACCGCGCGCTTCCGCCGCTGCTATTGAAGCCGATCGACCCCGACCAACTGCTCGGCATTCTCGATCTGCAACTCAACGGCGAACTGCCCGCCGCCGGACCGGAAGGCGATTCCGTCTAGCCGCCATCGCTTCGCGCTGTTCGCTCTTCTCTCTTCTGTAGGACAGGCATTCCTGCCTGTTTCTCCCCCGGCATTTCTCCCCGTATTCCTCCGACTCTCTTTTGTGGCACAGGCATTCTTGCCTGTGTCTCTTCTGTCATTTCTTCTCTTGGTGGGACGCACATTCTTGTTTGTCTCTCTTTGCGCAAGCCTCGCGCTTCCACCAACAAAGAAGAGACGCGAAGACGCGAAGCCGCGAAGCAATCGCGAAGAGATGTCGCAACCTGCCGCCACGACGGCGGTATGGGTAAGGCAAAACGCAAATCCGTGCACCATTATGCACCATTTTGCACCATCGGTTGATGGCAATGGATTCCGGC contains these protein-coding regions:
- a CDS encoding response regulator, with protein sequence MVAFAPIDEPQPRPTRVLLCDDAPVERLALAHLLRREGFEVDEAGDGESAIQQLKHRQIDAVLLDLNMPDVDGFGVLSYVQEHRRSLPVILLSGMPLDSIQHKIHLLPDRALPPLLLKPIDPDQLLGILDLQLNGELPAAGPEGDSV